The proteins below come from a single Eucalyptus grandis isolate ANBG69807.140 chromosome 3, ASM1654582v1, whole genome shotgun sequence genomic window:
- the LOC104437946 gene encoding E3 ubiquitin-protein ligase AIP2 produces MESEEGLVLRRLQELQKQLGKKQQFEESVSSIRSILQRCYPSASPSLRQSIYSVVCRVATTLKTRHTAPGFWLAGLGLFEEAESLVSSPSEKEHLKSFIAQAQEQLHITDDPTPESPQSNASRGYLFEGHLTVDPEPPPPHWLVQSDLLNNITLLAVAESSHQMEGTHLSETAVNLIQDLMENLDTTLPEILDNIPVAPRAPPASKEVVAKLPVITLSEEILAKMGHDAECAICRENLVMNDEMQELPCKHTFHPPCLKPWLDEHNSCPICRHELQTDDHAYESWKEREKEAEEERKGAANAIRGGEYMYV; encoded by the exons atgGAATCGGAGGAGGGATTGGTGCTGCGGCGGCTGCAGGAATTGCAGAAGCAGTTGGGGAAGAAGCAGCAGTTCGAAGAATCCGTCTCCTCCATCAGATCGATCCTGCAGCGGTGCTACCCTTCCGCCTCGCCTTCGCTCCGCCAATCG ATTTATTCTGTAGTATGTCGAGTCGCAACAACCTTGAAGACGAGACACACAGCCCCTGGGTTTTGGCTCGCTGGATTAGGGCTCTTTGAGGAGGCTGAAAGCTTGGTGTCTAGTCCTTCCGAGAAGGAACATTTGAAGAGTTTTATCGCTCAAGCACAAGAACAGCTGCATATTACAGATGATCCCACTCCAGAATCCCCACAATCTAATGCAAGTAGAG GTTATTTGTTTGAAGGGCATCTTACTGTGGATCCAGAGCCTCCTCCACCCCACTGGCTCGTGCAGTCAGACCTCTTGAACAATATTACTTTGCTTGCTGTGGCTGAATCCTCTCATCAAATGGAGGGTACCCATTTGTCTGAAACAGCTGTGAATTTGATTCAGGATTTGATGGAGAACCTTGATACGACGTTGCCCGAG ATCTTGGATAACATTCCCGTAGCTCCAAGAGCCCCACCTGCCAGTAAAGAAGTTGTCGCGAAGCTTCCAGTGATTACTCTGTCAGAAGAGATTCTAGCTAAAATGGGACATGATGCAGAATGTGCAATTTGTAGAGAGAACTTGGTCATGAATGACGAGATGCAAGAGTTGCCGTGCAAGCACACATTTCACCCTCCTTGTCTAAAGCCTTGGCTG GATGAACACAATTCTTGTCCGATATGTCGGCATGAGCTGCAGACTGATGATCATGCTTATGAGAGCTGGAAGGAGCGCGAAAAGGAGgctgaagaagagagaaaaggtgcTGCAAATGCCattcgaggaggtgaatacaTGTATGTATAG